The Pseudodesulfovibrio cashew genomic sequence GCGGCCTTCCTGCGCGCCGCCCATGTCGAGTCCGTGCAGCACCCGGAACTGCGTGAAATCCTCCGCAGCCGGGGCGGCGAAAGAACTCGGACCGAACTTGCGGCGTGGCTGGACCGCCAGTGCGCCAAAGGGCGCCTTGTCATTGACGATCCTGACAACACCGCCCACATGCTCATGGACATGTTCACCGGCGCGGTCATCTTCGAGGCCATCGGCGGATTCGGCTGGGCCACCCGCGAAGAGCGAATGGCCCATTTCCGCGTGTGCATCGACACCTTTCTCAACGGCACCCTTCCCGGCAGCCGGAGGAGCTGAAATCCCCCGACCGCCTTCGGCTGCCGCCACCAGAGGCTGACGCCCTCCAAAGGGCATCAAACATCTGACACGCCCTTGCCCTGCCCCTGCTCCCGCTTAGGGCTGGCGAAAATCTTCGTTCCAATTTTGCACTTGCCCGGCCCTGGCTGGCCGCCACCTCTTGACGGAACCAGGATAGCCATCTAACATATTATTAAAACTAAACTTTACAACTGATTTGCGGCAAGGAGCATCTCCAGCCTTCAGCATGCTCAGTCCATGAGGCATCTAAATTTTTGCCTGGCCGTGCCGATTAATAGATGGGAAGTTGTGCCAAGGCCTCATGACAGCCGAAAGAGTAAAGAGTTCAGTTTAGAAGCATTGTTGCTCCAGTTGCAGCGACATCGTACCCAATGACGGATTTGGATTGGAAAGGTGGAATTATGAACAAGAGATCGCTGAGTGACATCCCGAAAGGAAGCCGTGTCGCAATATATGGTGCGGGCGAATCCGGACAGAAAATCATGATGATTTTGCAGGAATTCCGTCCCGACGTATCAATACGCTGCTTTCTGGATACGTATAAGTCAGACACATTTCACGATCTCCCGTGCATCCGGGTCGATGATTTATCCACAGTACTGGACTCCATCGACCTGATCGTGGTCGCCTCCGCTTTCTACCCTGAAATAACCAGCACATTGCGGCTTCGAGGCGTTTCGAATTACCTCGTCATCGACCGTTCTTTCTACAGGCTTCCGTTTTCCACCAGGGAAGAACTGCGGGCAATGAGCGCCATGATCGAGCAGTGCGAAAAGCGCAGCTCGCACCCGGCGGCCACCATGTTGGACGAATACATCCGGAAGGTGGAGTGGGACCTGAGCGAATTGAAGGCATACCAGGACACCGGATTCCTCCCCCATGGGGCGATGGTCCAGATTTCGAAGAAGTGCAATCTTCGCTGCGTCTTTTGCGGACATGAGGCATGGAAGGAAAATACCGGCTTCATGGACTTCGAGTTGCTGCAGAAGGTTGTTGAAGAAATAAACGCCATCGGCGCCAACATGACCCTTGTCGGCCCTCAGGGAGAGCCGACGCTTCATCCTGAATTCGAGAAAATCATCCGGTATGTCGGCAAGCATGTGCCCAGGGCGCTGCTCTGCACCAATGGAACGGCGTTAACCCCAAGCAAGATTGAAGCGATCGTGGACAGCGGGCTGACCTCCGTTGAGATCTCGTTCGCCGGCTATGACGCCAAGTCCTACGAGAGCATCTACGTGGGAGCCGATTTCGAAAAGACGACCCGAAACATGCAGCAGCTCTCCGACGCCATCCAGGCCTCGGGCAAGGATATTTCGCTCGTGATCAAAGGGATTTACCCGTACTCCTGGAACCAGGAGGATGACTTCGAGAGCTTCAAGGCTAAATGCTTTGCGCTCTATGAGCGGCTCGGGATCAAGGGACGGTACGACATCTCAGGCGAACCGCACAATTTTGCGGGTAACGTCGAATCAGGGCCATATGACGAACAGCTGAAGCTGTTTACGACAAAGACGATTGCGAACTCGCGTCCCCGGCTTTGCGGGCAGCTCTTCAATCCCTGCGTTCACCACGACGGCAAGGTGAGCGTTTGCGGATGCCATGATGCGAACTGCAGGATGCCAATCGGAAAGATCGGACAAGAGTCTTTTGCGGCAATGATGCAGGGAGAACAAATGAAGGAATATGTCATCAGTTACATGGAACGGAGATACGACAAAATACCTTTGTGCCGGAAATGCGACGTGCCGTATAAATAGAGTTTCGCCTGGTTAACTTTTCCCATGATCCACGGTTGCTGTCTTTTCATGGCGAATGGCAAATTCACCTACAAGTCTTGAGGGTTGTTGTGAACAATGTGATTCTTCCGTTGCATCTTTCCGGGGCTGCTCTATCTCGATATCACAACATCCTGTATATCGTGCTTCCCAAATGCGGCAACACCTCGATGAAGAGGATGATGGTTGAACTGGAGGGCGATGCCGACTTTGCCGGTTTCGACATTGATTCGATAGACGTCCACACTCACAAGAACAAAACGGTAATCCAGAACGATTTCAGAAAAAACATAGAGCACCTGAGAGCGTTCTCGGAAAAGCTCTTTGTTTTTACCGTTGTCAGGAATCCCTATGTCCGGGTCTTGTCGGGATATCTGGATAAGATTCGTAATTCCCCGGACCCCAGGGCCACCTGGTTCGGACAAAAATATTCCGCCAAAAACCGGCAACTGTCTTTTGTCGAGTTTTTGCATCTCTTGAAACAGTCGGATCTGAACACCATCGATTGGCACCTCAGGCCAGCCCATCTCGTCGCGCAGACAGGCCTTGTCCGATACGATTACATCGGGAAACTCGAAGAGGTCGACAGAGTCGCTGAAGCCATCAACGCGGCCCGCCACTGTGACATCCGCCAGGCGCCCTATTGCTCCAGGCGAATCCACTCCAGCAGCAAGCGCCTCTTCGGTTACTACGACTCGGAGGCCGTTGAACTGGTGGACGAAATCTTCGCTTCGGACTTTGTCTATTTCAACTATCCGAAAGGCGACTTCGAGAACCTCGCCGGGGGACACATAGACATTGACCGTGTCAACGCACCTGCCAAGGATGCCATGCTCGGATTTCGCCCGAGAAAGCGATTCGAGGAAAACATGGATGCCTTCCTGCTGATGGAGCAAAGCCTGCAGCACAGGCTTTCAGGGGATCTGCCTGCGGCTTTGCGGGAGAACGAACAGGCAATCGCACTTGTCAGCGACAATCCATACTTTTTCGCCTTTCTCGGCGATCTTCTGGACGGAGCCGGGAATCATGCCGAAGCAGCCGACGCCCTGACAAAAGCCATTGCCCTCGCCCCCCTCGACTCCCGCCTCCACCTGCAACTCGGTGTGATACACGCGCATCTGGATGACGCAAGATCCGCAACCCGTGCCGTCTTGGCGGCCATCGCCACGAAGGACTATCACCACGAGTTCTACTCCGCCCTCTTCAACGTGCTCATTTCGATCTTTGACTTGCAGGGGACGGAAGAAGTGCTGCAACAGGCAATCGGGCATGACCCAGATAATCCTCATTTTCATCTACTCCGAAGCCGGATTCACGACCACTTCGGCCAGAGCGAAACGGCAATCGAACTGGCTCGGGAAGCCATGGGCGTGGTGAACTATCATCCTGGCCTGCACATGCATCTGGCAACAATGCATGCCGCGCGCAACGAGTTTACAAAAGCAGCAGAGGTACTGAAGGAGGCCATCTCCCATAATCCGCAGAGTTCTGCTATCCGCTTGCGGCTGGGCCGGTTGTACTTGCAACAGGGAGAGACCGGAAGTGCTTTGCATATGGCTCGTGAAGCCATTGCCACAAAAGACTTCTACATCGGTTTTTATCAACATCTGACAGCTTTGCTCAACGATTGCTGCACACTGGAAGAATTTGAAGACGAACTCAGGCAGGCGATCGCTCTCAACGAGGGGAACGCGCACTTCCTGTTGCAGCTCAGCCATGTCCACAGGCGGCAAAACAAAATCGACGAGGCGGTCCTGGCGGTTCGGGAAGCCATCCGTAACGACAGCCTGTACCCCGGCTTCTACTACCACCTGACCAACCTGCTTCTCGACTCGGGAGACCCGGAGGGTGCCCGTGAGTCCGCACAGAAGGCGCTCACCCTTGTGCCTGACGATCCGGGAGTCTTTCACGCCCTGCTCGGCAAGACTTATTCTGCTCTTGGCGACACGAAGGCCGCAGCCGAAGAGAGGGGAAAGTCACTTGAGAAAGTGAAGCGACCAGCCAATTTCGACGAATACTTCGCAAGCCTTTTCAGAGGGCTACCTGCCAAAGGGACAAGCTCGGCAACGGGATAACCGTACTCCGGGATCAGTTCTCCGGAGCACACACCATCCGGCACAGCCAGGTCGCGCCGCCGCCTGCTCAGTCCTCCGTCCTGTGGATGTGAATTTCCTGCTGCGGGAAGGGGATGATAATGCCCTTCTCGTTGAAAGCCCTGTAGATGTCCTTGCAGAGCAGGTGCACGAGCCTGCCCCGGTCGTGGGGGCGGGCCGCCCAGCAGAGCAGCTCGAATTCGAGTGCGGAGTCGCCGAAGGCGCGGAAGCGCACCCGGGGCTCGGGATCGGCGATGACCAGCGCGTTCTGCCGGGCCATCTCCAGCAGCGTGGCCTCCACCAGGTCGATGTCGGAGCCGTAGGCCACCCCGATCTTGACACCCACCCGGAACGAGGGGTGGGGCATGCTCTGGTTCACCACTTTGGCGTTGGTGATGACCGAGTTGGGGATGGAGATCATGATGTCGCCACGGGTGAGCAGCCGGGTGCTGCGCATGCCCACGGCCATGACCTCGCCCCGCTCGCCGCTGTCCAGGACGATATAGTCGCCGGCGCGAAAAGGACGGTCCATGAAGATGGACACTCCGCCGAAGAAGTTGGCCAGGGTTTCCCGCGCGGCCAGGGCCACGGCCACGCCCGCGATGCCTGCGGAAGCGAAGATGGCGGTGACAGGAATACCGAAGTGGCTCCCCACGTGGTAGAAAAGGATGAAGATCAGGCAGAAGGTGACCAGCCTGCACAGCAGCTTGATCACGTCGGCGTCCAGGGCTTCCTCCTTGATCTTGGCGGAGCTTATTATCATCCGCATGACGATGTTTCCGGCGTAGATGATCGCGATTCCGGCGAAGACAGCAAAGGCGGCTCCGAGCACCACGGTCAGGTAGCGCAGGATGTCGCCGGTGATGTTGATCTGGTCGTTGGCGATGAATTTGATGAACGTGCACATCCCCATGGCGTACAGGGGAAAGAGCATGCGCTTCGTATGGAGTTTGCCCGGCTTGGCCTGGTCCGGACGAATCCTGCTCCATTTCCAGACAAGCCAGATGGAAAAGCCGCAAACTGCCATGACCACAAACAGCGCGAGCCACTGCCAGATGGCCTGACCATGGACGCCCTCCATCATCCAGTCGGGCAACCGCTTCAGAAATCCGTCAGGGATCATCCAGCCCGAGGAGTAAATGTACTGCTCGTAGAAGCCGGTGTAGTCCGGCCCCTTGTCGATGCGATACGGCAGGTCCTTGACCTCGTTGTAGAATCCTTCCAGCTGGTCCACCGTGGCCGCAGTAAAGAGGTAGGACCCCATGCGGGGACCGGCCGCAATTCTTTCGATGGTGATTTCGGTATGGGGAATACGCCAGCGCAGGAGCTTGTTTTCCCGCACCTGGTTTTTGTCCGGGACGTCCGCTGTCTCGGGCAGCTCAATGCGGTCGAGGATCTCGCGCAGCATGAGCACGGATTCCACCGCAACTTCGCTTCGCAGAGTCGGGGGGACCTGCTCGAGATCGAAGCAGCGTTCGGCCCGCTGCAGGTACTCCCGCTCCAGGAAGACATCCTCCCTGCTGGCCGTGGCCGCCTCGTAAAGCTTGTCCGTATAGGTGAGAAAGCTGTTCAGCGTGGCCCTGGGGCTGGACGTGTCCGGCGGCTCCAGCGGAAAGAGGTTCGCCGCTCCGGCGGGCAGGGAAAGCAGCAAAAGAATAAGCAGGACAAAAGACGCGCGGCGAAACATGGAAACTCCCGTTTGTTGCAAGATGGCATACCCTATCACAATCCCTTGACCGGACGCCATCGGCTTATAGGGCAATCAGGACACGCCGCAGCATCCCACGCCCGTCCCCGCCATGGCGGCCATTCGCTCCTTCCCAAAGGTCGGGGGGGCTGGTAAGGAATCCTTGCTATGTGTGGAATCTGCGGCTTCATCAATCCGGGCATGACCGGCGACGCGCAAGGGCTTGCGGCCCTGGCCGAACGCATGGCCGACACCCTCGCCCACCGGGGTCCGGACGCCCACGGGGCCTACGGCGATCCCGAGGCGGGTGTCGGGCTGGGGCATCGCCGCCTCTCCATCCTGGACCTCTCGCCCGCGGGCTCGCAGCCCATGCACGGCGGAGACGGGCGATTCGTGCTGGCCCACAACGGCGAGATATACAATTTTCTGGAACTGCGTCGGGAACTTGAGGCCGAAGGCGGCCCGTTCCTGCCCTGGCGCGGGGACTCGGACACCGAGGTCATGCTGGCCGCGTTCCAGGTCTGGGGCGTGGAAGGGGCACTCACCCGGTTTGCGGGCATGTTCGCCTTCGCCCTCTGGGACCGGAAGGAGCGCATCCTGCACTTGGCCAGGGACCGCATGGGCGAGAAGCCGCTCTATTTCGGACGGGCGGGCAGCGGGCTGGTCTTCGGCTCGGAGCTGAAGGCGCTCCGGGCGCACCCGGACTTCGAGGCCGGGCTGGACATGGAGGCCCTCTCCCTGTTCCTGCGCTACCAGTACGTCCCCGAACCGCGCTCCATTTATGCGAACGCGCACAAGCTCATGCCCGGCCATCTGCTATCCATCCGCGCGGACAGACCGCAGGAATGGAACCCCAGGCCCTACTGGTCCCTGCGTGACTGCGTGGAGCGCGCCCAGGCCGATCCGTTCACCGGCTCGGAGCAGGAGGCCGCGGACGGACTGGAAACCCTGCTCTCGCAGGCGGTGCAAAACCAGATGCTCTCGGATGTGCCCCTGGGGGCACTGCTCTCGGGCGGAATCGACTCCTCACTGGTTACGGCGCTGATGCAGGCGGCCTCGGATCGCCCGGTGCGCAGCTTCACCATCGGTTTTGCGGACAAGGCCTACGACGAGTCCTCGGACGCCCGACGCGTGGCCGACCACCTGGGCACGGAGCACACCGAACTTTTCGTCACCCCGGAACACGTGCTCGACCTGATCGGCGGGCTGCCCGAGCTCTACGACGAGCCCTTTGCCGACGCCTCGCAGTTGCCCACCCATCTGGTGGCCAGACTCACCCGGGAGCACGTCACCGTCTGCCTCACCGGAGACGGCGGGGACGAGACCTTCGCCGGGTACAATCGTCATTTCTGGGCCCCTGCCGTGTGGGACCGAATCGGAAGCGTTCCCGCGCCGCTGCGCACGCTGGCGGCCTCGACCATGCGGCTGGTCCCGCCCGGCGGATACGACACCCTGTTCGAAGCGGCGGACGGCCTGCTGCCGGAATCCCTGCGGGTGCGCACCCCCGGCTTCAAGGCCCACAAGCTGGCCGACGCACTGGGCGCACCCACGAAGGAGGCGCTCTACAAGCGGCTCTGCTCGGCCTGGCCCGATCCAAACGCGCTGACCGGGACGCCCGAGCCCGCCACGCTGGTGGACCGGCCCGGCGCCTGGCCGCGCACGGACGGCTACACGCGGTGGATGCAGTTCATGGATTCCGTGACCTACCTGCCGGGGGACATCCTGCACAAGGTCGACCGCGCCGCCATGGGCGTGGCCCTGGAGTCACGCGCGCCGTTCCTGGACCATCGGGTGGTGGAGTTCGCCTGGCGGCTGCCCCTGCCCATGCTGCTTGCGGGGCGGGAGGGCAAGCGCATTCTGCGCACGATCCTGTACCGGCACGTGCCGCGCGAGTTGGTGGACCGACCCAAGACCGGCTTCGGCGCGCCGCTGGAGCACTGGCTGCGCGGACCGCTCCGCGACTGGGCGCACGAACTCCTGGACCCGGCCCGCATCCGGCAACAGGGACTGTTCCGGGCCGAGGCCGTTTCCGGGCAACTGGCGGATCACATGAGCGGCAGGCGCGACAACCAGTACCGGCTGTGGACCATGCTCATGTTCCAGGCGTGGTACGACAGGTGGATGTAGGGAACGCCCGACGGCTACATGGCGTCCAGCGCGGCGGTCCGATCTCCGTAGAGGGGAAATATCTTGTCGTATCCCGAGACCTCGAAGACTTCCTGGATGTAGTCCTTGATACCGCAGATGCCCACGGCGCCGGAGGCCTTCTTGAGGCGCTGGTAGGCCAGGACCAGGACGCGCAGGCCGGAAGAGTTGATGTAATCAAGCCCTGAAAAGTCGAAGAGCAGTTTGGTCTCGCCGCCCTCGAGCAGGGCGAGGACTTTTTCCTCAAGCACCTGGGTGCCTTCGGCATCGAGATTGCCGTCGACGGTCAGGACGCTGACGCCGTTTTCCTTGGTTTCCTTCAGAGCCATGATTCCTCCCTATTGCAACCTACCCCTGGTGGGCGCAGGTCTTCAGATCTTTTGTCATTGTCAGAATGTTCTTGCCGTTGCTTCGCTGGTACTTGATGTGGCTGACCATGTTCTTGACCAGGTGGACGCCCATGCCCCCGATCTGTCGCTGGCGTTCCTCCAGCGGAGTGTCGAGCTCCGGCTCGGGCGCCTCCAGGATGTTGAAGGGCTCGGCGTCGTCCTCGATTCGGATGGTCAGCATGTCGTCCTGCTTGGCGATGGTGACCTCGATGGGATGTTCGTCCAGGTCGGCGTAGCCGTAGGTTATGATGTTGGAGATCAGTTCGTCCAGCACGAGAGTGAGGTGAAAGACCGCCTTGGGCGGCAGACCGTGGCATCTGCCGAAGGATTCCACGCGCGGCTGGAAGCACTTGAAGCAGTTTTCCTTGTTGGTCATCCGGAATGTGGTGGCGTCGACGTTCACTTCCTTGTCCCTCTTGATGACGACCACCGCGATGTCGTCCTCCTGCCCGGCGGGCCGGAATGCGCCGGCGGCGTCCATCAACGCCGCGCGAATGGTCTCCGCATTGTTGTGCGCATTCTCCTTGACGATGGCAAGCATTCTCTTCTTGCCGAACATCTCGCCCTCTTCGTTCCGGGCCTCCCAGATTCCGTCCGTGGCCATGACAAGCACTTCCCCCGGTTCGAGGAAGGCCGTGTAGTCCTCGTACTCAAACTCCTCGAGCACGCCCAGGGCGAGGCCTTCACCGCTCAACTCGGAGAACACGCCGGTCTCCGGGTTGTATCGGATAGCGGGCTCGTGTCCCGCCCGCACCCATTGTATTTCCGGAGAATTCGCCTTGAGGCGGAGATAGAAAAGAGTCAGGAAGCGACCCGTGCCGTCCATGTCCCGGCTGAGAACCGTGTTGACAGTCTGGATGCGTTCCCTGGGCGAAATGGCGGCCGAGGAGAGGGAACGCAACAGCCCGCGCGTGGTGGCCATGACCAGGGCGGATTGCACGCCATGGCCGGACACGTCGCCCAGCACCACGCCGAGGGAACGGGTCCCCTGATCGTCCATTTCGATGAAATCGTAGTAATCGCCGCCGGTCTGATCACAGAATGAAATCCCGCCCGCGATGTCGAACCCGCACAGCTCGGGCTCCTTGCGGGGCAGCAGCAGGTTCTGGACTTCCTGCGCCAGTTTCAGGTCGCGGCGCAGCAGCAGCCGCTCCTGAAGCTTGGGGCCCATGTCGTTGAAGGCGTGGATGAGTTCGTCCCGCTCGTCGCCGGTGTGCAGGTCCATGTGTACGGAAAAGTCTCCCTTGGCCAGCCGTTTGGCCGCGTCGGCCATGTGCAGCAGGGGATTGGTCACGGCCCGCGAGCCGAACCAGGCGATGAGACCGATGATGACGATCATGATTCCGGAGACAATGGAGGAAATGCTCCTGATACGGCTGAAGAGCGTCCCCAGGGTGCCGCCCACCTGATCGGGCAGACGGGTAATCACGGAATCGGGAGCGATGAGGATGAAGCTGATCTCGTCGTTGGAGGCATAGGCCCAGAATGCGTTTTGTCCCTTGTGGCGCAGATTGACCACGCCGCCCTTGTTCTGTTTCATGGCCTCAAGCAGGGGCTCGATCCCTCGAGGATCATCGGTCTTCATCCAGTCGGGCTCGATGCCGACCATCCAGTGGCGGCGCTGGCCATCGTCGTAGGCCTGTTGGGCCAGGATGAGCAGCCGGTCCTCGTCGCCCGGTTTCCGATAAACCATGTACGCCTCGATGTCGCCGCTCCAGCGGGAACGAAGCTGGGCTTCCTCGATAATTCGGAAAATGGGGACGTCCACCGAAGCCGCACCAAGGAAGCGCCCTTCCTTGTCGCGAATGGGGTAGCTGGCCGTGCTCACGCTCAAACGGGTGGCCGGATCAATGCCCGGCGCTGTCCATACGACCTCGTCCGTTGCGTGGCGGGCGTTGAGATACCATTTCTGACTCCGGTGATCGAAGTGCGGGGGGAAGTGACCGTGTCCGGGATAGGTGAGAAACACGCCGGACTCCAGCCCGACGTTGAACCATTGGGAGTCCTTACGCTGTTCATTGAAAAGGGCCTTGAAGACGGGGGTGAGCTCGTTGAGGCGCTGGATGTCCTCTTCGGTCTTCCCGGCATCTGTCGGTTCCTCCATCATATCCATCATGCCCATCTTGGAGAGCAGGAAGGCGGGCTGCTCCAGGCTGATGTACAATGGCGAGGCCTTGCTGGTCCGCCCCCGGCGCAAATAGAGGTCGGAGGGGGCCAGATCAGGCGGGGCCGCATTGCCGGGGTGAAAATTGGAAGCGTAATAGACAGGCGAGGACTTTTCCGGCAACTGCCAGACAAGATAGTGCTCCGCCTGCCTGGCCAGCATGCGCGCGCTCAGTGAGATGGCTTGGCCGCGCGCCTCGAAATAGCGCAGCAGGCTGTCGGCGTTGTGCTCCAGCTCCGCGCGGATGATGTTGAGCATCTCCCCCCGTGTCTCGCCGGAGACCTGATCGACCATCTTGCCCGCCTGCCGGCTCATGAGAGTGCGCGACAGGAGCAACGGCCCCATACTGAAGGCCACGAGAACGATGAATATCTTGATACGGATGGAAAATTTCATAAGCTGCGCCTGCGCCCGGATTTGATCACAGCGTCCTGCCGCTGTCCACTGGCCGCCCATTATAATTACATTAAACTTGGAAAACGGCCTCATTCCGTTTATATCACTATGCATTAACTCCACACCGCAAGCAACGGGACAACCATGCCGAACGCCAATGAAACCAAGCGCGTAACAAAAACATCACTGTATTCGTGGGTGTTGTACAAGAACCTGCACCTCCAGCTCGCCGTGGTCGGGATCATCGTCATCACCGTGGCCATGCGCGTCCTGCCGTTGGAATTGCAGAAGCGGATCATCAACGAAGCCATCGGCCTCAAGGATCTGCCCGCCCTGTACCGCTACTGCGCCCTCTACATCGGCACGGTCACCCTGGCGGGCATCCTCAAGCTGGCCATCAACCTGATGCAGGTCTACATCGGGGAGCGGACCCTGAAGGTGGTCCGGGAGCGGCTTTACGAGCACCTGCTCTCCCTGCCCATCCAGTTTTATCGCCGCACCTCGCCCGGCAACGTCATCTCCTACATCATCACCGAGTTCATTCCGGTGGCCACCTTCATCGGCCAGGCCGTGGCCGTACCCGCGGTCAACATCCTGACCTTCCTGGCCATGGCCGGGTACATGATCTACCTCAACCCGACCATCGGCCTGATCTCCATCACCATCTATCCGGTGGAGATCTTCATCCTGCCCCGCATCCAGAAGTATTTCCGACGCGCCAACCGCCGCCGCATCAAGCACACCCAGAAGCTCTCCGGCCTGGTGGGCGAGGCCGTCTCCGGCGTGCACGAGGTCCACTCCAACGCCTCCATCCCCCTGGAGTCGCGCCGCTTCAGGCTGGTGCTCGAAGAGCTCTACAAGGCCACGGTCCTCCAGAACGCGCTGAAATTCGCCATCAAGTTCGTGAACAACTTCTTCATGAGCCTGGGACCGTTCGTCCTCTTTCTCATCGGCGGCTACTACGCCATTCAGGGCCACTTCGACGTCGGCGCCATCGTGGCCTTTCTCTCGGCCTACGAGAAGCTCTACGACCCGTGGAAGGAGCTGATGGAGTTCTGGCAGGTCTACCAGGACAGCTCGGTGCGCTACAAGCAGATCATGCGCGCCTTCGACCATACCCCCGAGTTCGCTCAGGACGTGGTGGGCCGCGAGCCCTACGCCCTGGACAACGATGTGGAGGTCAGGGATCTCACCTTCGTGGTCGGCGGCAACATCAAGCTGCTGGACCGCGTCTCGCTGAAGGTCAAAGGCGGCGAACATGTTGCCCTGGTCGGCTTCTCCGGCTCCGGCAAGTCCACCCTGGCCCTGTGCGTGGCCCAGCTCTACAAGTACACCAGCGGTTCTGTCATGGTCGGCGGCAGGGAGGTCTGCGAACTGGCCAAGCCGGACATGTCCTATAACCTCGGCATGGTCGCCCAGCACCCGTTCATCTTCGACGGCACGGTGCGCGAGAACCTGCTCTATTCCTGTCAGTCCCTGTCCATGCAGGGCGGGCACTGCCCCGGCCCGGCCGAGGAACCCGACCTGGACACCCTGATCAAGATCACCCAGCAGGTGGGGCTGTTCACGGACGTGCTCGCCTTTGCCCTGCGCTCCCGCCTGGAGGACGGAAAACACGACGACCTGCGCGACTCCATCGTGGCCGTGCGCCGGGACTTCCAGGAAGGTCAGGAAGGCATGTACGCGGACGTGGCCGAGCACATCGAATTTTTCGAGATGGACAACTACAGCCACTACATGACCGTGGCCGAGAACATCGCCTTCGGCGCGGCCGTGGAGAAGGACTACGACCAGGAGCACCTCCATCTCCAGCCCGGATTCATCGAATTCCTCCAGAGCCACGGCCTCATGGCGCACCTCATCGTGCTGGGTGAGACCCTGGCCCGCGTGGTCACCGACGAACTGGGCCCCGAACCTTCCCACGAGGCCTTCGAAGGTTCGCCCATTCCCGAGGCCGAGTACGGCGAATACCAGAAGGTGGCCAACCGGATCGATTCCGGCGAACCCCTCAGCGCGGAAGAAAAAGACCTGATCCTCAAGCTCGCCCTGGGATTCACGCCCGGCATACACCGCCAGGTTCCCCTGGACAGGGGATTCGCCAACCGGGTGGTCAACTCCCGCCAGGACTTCATAGACCTGGTCAACGAGACCCGTCCCGGCGCATTCAGCTTCTTCATGGGAGACGAATACATCGGCGCGGTCAACATCAAGGATAACATTCTGTTCGGCCGCGTCCGTTCCGACGATCCCAGCGCGGAGGACGAGATCAACCACCGCATCATGCAGGCCCTGATCATGCAGGGAGCCCTGGAACCCGTGGCCGAGATCGGCCTGGAGTTCGAGGTGGGCTCCATGGGCGACCGCCTGTCCGGCGGCCAGCGCCAGAAAATCGCCCTGGCCCGGACCTTCCTCAAGAATCCGCCCGTGCTCATCCTGGACGAGGCCACCGCCGCCCTGGACAACAAGTCCCAGGCCCGGGTCCAGAACATCATCACCAACAACCTCAAGGGCAAGTCCACGGTCCTGGCGGTCATCCACCGGC encodes the following:
- the asnB gene encoding asparagine synthase (glutamine-hydrolyzing), translating into MCGICGFINPGMTGDAQGLAALAERMADTLAHRGPDAHGAYGDPEAGVGLGHRRLSILDLSPAGSQPMHGGDGRFVLAHNGEIYNFLELRRELEAEGGPFLPWRGDSDTEVMLAAFQVWGVEGALTRFAGMFAFALWDRKERILHLARDRMGEKPLYFGRAGSGLVFGSELKALRAHPDFEAGLDMEALSLFLRYQYVPEPRSIYANAHKLMPGHLLSIRADRPQEWNPRPYWSLRDCVERAQADPFTGSEQEAADGLETLLSQAVQNQMLSDVPLGALLSGGIDSSLVTALMQAASDRPVRSFTIGFADKAYDESSDARRVADHLGTEHTELFVTPEHVLDLIGGLPELYDEPFADASQLPTHLVARLTREHVTVCLTGDGGDETFAGYNRHFWAPAVWDRIGSVPAPLRTLAASTMRLVPPGGYDTLFEAADGLLPESLRVRTPGFKAHKLADALGAPTKEALYKRLCSAWPDPNALTGTPEPATLVDRPGAWPRTDGYTRWMQFMDSVTYLPGDILHKVDRAAMGVALESRAPFLDHRVVEFAWRLPLPMLLAGREGKRILRTILYRHVPRELVDRPKTGFGAPLEHWLRGPLRDWAHELLDPARIRQQGLFRAEAVSGQLADHMSGRRDNQYRLWTMLMFQAWYDRWM
- a CDS encoding mechanosensitive ion channel family protein, whose translation is MFRRASFVLLILLLLSLPAGAANLFPLEPPDTSSPRATLNSFLTYTDKLYEAATASREDVFLEREYLQRAERCFDLEQVPPTLRSEVAVESVLMLREILDRIELPETADVPDKNQVRENKLLRWRIPHTEITIERIAAGPRMGSYLFTAATVDQLEGFYNEVKDLPYRIDKGPDYTGFYEQYIYSSGWMIPDGFLKRLPDWMMEGVHGQAIWQWLALFVVMAVCGFSIWLVWKWSRIRPDQAKPGKLHTKRMLFPLYAMGMCTFIKFIANDQINITGDILRYLTVVLGAAFAVFAGIAIIYAGNIVMRMIISSAKIKEEALDADVIKLLCRLVTFCLIFILFYHVGSHFGIPVTAIFASAGIAGVAVALAARETLANFFGGVSIFMDRPFRAGDYIVLDSGERGEVMAVGMRSTRLLTRGDIMISIPNSVITNAKVVNQSMPHPSFRVGVKIGVAYGSDIDLVEATLLEMARQNALVIADPEPRVRFRAFGDSALEFELLCWAARPHDRGRLVHLLCKDIYRAFNEKGIIIPFPQQEIHIHRTED
- a CDS encoding radical SAM protein; its protein translation is MNKRSLSDIPKGSRVAIYGAGESGQKIMMILQEFRPDVSIRCFLDTYKSDTFHDLPCIRVDDLSTVLDSIDLIVVASAFYPEITSTLRLRGVSNYLVIDRSFYRLPFSTREELRAMSAMIEQCEKRSSHPAATMLDEYIRKVEWDLSELKAYQDTGFLPHGAMVQISKKCNLRCVFCGHEAWKENTGFMDFELLQKVVEEINAIGANMTLVGPQGEPTLHPEFEKIIRYVGKHVPRALLCTNGTALTPSKIEAIVDSGLTSVEISFAGYDAKSYESIYVGADFEKTTRNMQQLSDAIQASGKDISLVIKGIYPYSWNQEDDFESFKAKCFALYERLGIKGRYDISGEPHNFAGNVESGPYDEQLKLFTTKTIANSRPRLCGQLFNPCVHHDGKVSVCGCHDANCRMPIGKIGQESFAAMMQGEQMKEYVISYMERRYDKIPLCRKCDVPYK
- a CDS encoding sulfotransferase family 2 domain-containing protein; translated protein: MNNVILPLHLSGAALSRYHNILYIVLPKCGNTSMKRMMVELEGDADFAGFDIDSIDVHTHKNKTVIQNDFRKNIEHLRAFSEKLFVFTVVRNPYVRVLSGYLDKIRNSPDPRATWFGQKYSAKNRQLSFVEFLHLLKQSDLNTIDWHLRPAHLVAQTGLVRYDYIGKLEEVDRVAEAINAARHCDIRQAPYCSRRIHSSSKRLFGYYDSEAVELVDEIFASDFVYFNYPKGDFENLAGGHIDIDRVNAPAKDAMLGFRPRKRFEENMDAFLLMEQSLQHRLSGDLPAALRENEQAIALVSDNPYFFAFLGDLLDGAGNHAEAADALTKAIALAPLDSRLHLQLGVIHAHLDDARSATRAVLAAIATKDYHHEFYSALFNVLISIFDLQGTEEVLQQAIGHDPDNPHFHLLRSRIHDHFGQSETAIELAREAMGVVNYHPGLHMHLATMHAARNEFTKAAEVLKEAISHNPQSSAIRLRLGRLYLQQGETGSALHMAREAIATKDFYIGFYQHLTALLNDCCTLEEFEDELRQAIALNEGNAHFLLQLSHVHRRQNKIDEAVLAVREAIRNDSLYPGFYYHLTNLLLDSGDPEGARESAQKALTLVPDDPGVFHALLGKTYSALGDTKAAAEERGKSLEKVKRPANFDEYFASLFRGLPAKGTSSATG